One genomic window of Mucilaginibacter sp. SJ includes the following:
- a CDS encoding DUF72 domain-containing protein, which translates to MDWHIGCSGFYYRHWKNTFYPEGLAQKRWFEFYAGQFRTLELNVTFYRFPQLSMLRTWYEKAPAEFRFAVKAPKAITHFKQFHGTVDMITSFYDTIRDGLQEKLGPVLFQFPPRFHYDEERLARVLAQLDPNFSNVLEFRHPGWWQEDVYSRLRERGVSFCGMSHPELPDEPVVTGPVVYYRFHGVPDLYRSSYSDAQLRKFADEINSKPEVREAWCYFNNDAAVAAIPNAKSLLQFSVKH; encoded by the coding sequence ATGGATTGGCATATAGGATGTTCAGGGTTTTACTATCGTCACTGGAAAAATACTTTTTACCCGGAAGGGTTGGCGCAAAAACGCTGGTTTGAGTTTTACGCCGGGCAATTCCGTACCCTGGAATTAAATGTGACCTTTTACCGTTTTCCGCAATTATCCATGCTGCGTACCTGGTATGAAAAAGCGCCGGCTGAGTTTCGCTTCGCGGTGAAAGCCCCCAAGGCTATTACCCATTTTAAGCAGTTTCACGGAACCGTGGATATGATCACGAGTTTTTATGATACCATTCGCGATGGTTTACAGGAAAAGTTAGGGCCTGTATTGTTCCAGTTCCCGCCGCGTTTTCATTATGATGAAGAACGTTTGGCACGCGTGTTGGCGCAATTGGATCCCAACTTTAGTAATGTATTGGAATTCAGGCATCCGGGCTGGTGGCAGGAAGATGTTTATTCACGGCTTAGGGAGCGTGGTGTTTCTTTTTGCGGTATGAGCCATCCCGAACTGCCGGATGAGCCTGTTGTAACCGGCCCTGTGGTGTATTATCGTTTTCACGGTGTTCCGGATTTATACCGCTCATCTTATAGTGATGCTCAATTACGGAAATTTGCCGATGAGATTAATTCAAAACCGGAAGTCCGGGAAGCATGGTGTTATTTTAACAATGACGCGGCAGTGGCAGCTATTCCCAACGCAAAGTCCCTGCTGCAATTTTCGGTTAAGCACTAA
- a CDS encoding DUF892 family protein, with product MAENKIKECSKLIAQQGMTIAFAESATAGWLCSEFALTDESGQVLKGGIACYNADLKVSLLGVPKGLIDQFTPESMEVTREMAYRLAHLIPSDIQVTVTGLTTPGGSETPEKPVGTMFVYALIHDRHLSFRKVFQGSCEEIIQQTIQATAEMLIRGLTQFNYHQHISTMATKNNKKTAAAASRSPEAESVLKELFIDEIKDLYWAEKHLATALPKLIKGATSEDLKQTITTHLEETKNHVTRLESVFESIGEKASAKKCLAMEGLLNEATELLSDTDKGTEVRDVAIISAAQKVEHYEIASYGTLRTLAGTLGYSEAQSLLEETLAEEKNADALLTQVAENYVNEAAAAETE from the coding sequence ATGGCAGAAAATAAGATTAAAGAATGTAGTAAACTGATAGCTCAACAGGGGATGACCATTGCTTTTGCCGAAAGCGCTACGGCCGGCTGGCTTTGTTCGGAGTTTGCACTTACCGACGAATCCGGCCAGGTGCTCAAGGGCGGGATCGCCTGCTATAATGCCGATCTCAAAGTATCCCTGTTAGGAGTACCGAAGGGATTGATTGATCAGTTTACACCAGAGTCGATGGAGGTGACGAGGGAAATGGCATACCGCCTGGCACATCTTATCCCATCCGACATACAGGTAACCGTTACCGGGCTCACTACACCCGGTGGCAGCGAAACCCCGGAAAAACCGGTTGGAACTATGTTTGTTTATGCGCTGATCCATGACAGGCACCTCAGTTTTCGAAAAGTATTTCAGGGATCATGCGAAGAAATTATTCAGCAAACCATCCAGGCTACCGCGGAGATGCTGATCAGGGGGCTAACTCAATTTAATTATCATCAACATATATCTACTATGGCAACAAAAAACAACAAAAAGACCGCAGCAGCGGCCAGTCGCAGTCCGGAAGCCGAGAGCGTGCTGAAAGAACTATTCATCGACGAGATCAAGGACCTTTATTGGGCCGAGAAGCATTTGGCCACCGCTCTGCCCAAATTGATCAAGGGAGCTACCTCAGAAGATCTGAAGCAAACCATCACCACCCACCTGGAAGAAACCAAAAACCATGTAACGCGACTGGAAAGCGTATTCGAATCTATTGGTGAGAAAGCTTCGGCTAAAAAATGCCTGGCCATGGAAGGTTTGCTGAATGAAGCGACAGAATTGCTGTCAGATACCGACAAAGGTACCGAAGTACGCGACGTAGCGATCATTTCAGCGGCACAGAAAGTGGAGCATTATGAAATCGCGTCATACGGCACCTTGCGCACGCTGGCCGGTACATTAGGCTATAGCGAAGCGCAAAGCCTGCTTGAGGAAACCCTGGCCGAGGAGAAAAATGCCGATGCACTGTTAACCCAGGTAGCTGAAAACTATGTAAATGAAGCCGCAGCAGCGGAAACAGAATAA
- a CDS encoding glycoside hydrolase family 130 protein, whose protein sequence is MKDLAQRFPENPLLLPKDLAPSREGLQIISLLNPGVFSYGGKTWLIVRVAEGVMQEEGVLFFPALDATGNTEIIKVPLNDPDLIATDARVINYKGLDYLTTVSHLRLLASDDGIRFTEQEGYPPLFGKGYLERFGIEDCRVTQINDTYYLTYTAVSDSGVGVGLLTTTNWRHFESGGMILPPHNKDCAIFEKKIEGKYYCLHRPSSKEIGGNYIWLAESSDSRQWGNHQCLIKTRPGMWDSGRVGAGAAPIRTERGWLEIYHGANAEHRYCLGAFLMDINNPSKVIARSGDPIMVPTEAYELSGFFGYVVFTNGHIANGDRLTIYYGAADEFVCGAHFSISAILQTLIYY, encoded by the coding sequence ATGAAAGACCTGGCACAACGCTTTCCCGAAAACCCTTTGCTGCTGCCAAAAGATCTTGCTCCCAGCCGCGAGGGTTTACAAATTATCAGCCTGCTTAATCCCGGCGTTTTTAGCTACGGCGGTAAAACCTGGCTTATTGTAAGGGTAGCCGAAGGTGTTATGCAGGAGGAAGGAGTTTTATTTTTTCCTGCCCTGGATGCCACGGGCAATACCGAAATCATTAAAGTGCCGCTTAACGACCCCGACCTGATCGCCACCGACGCCCGGGTCATTAACTACAAGGGCCTGGATTATCTCACCACAGTTTCACATTTGCGTTTACTGGCCAGTGACGACGGGATCCGTTTTACTGAGCAGGAAGGTTATCCACCCTTATTCGGAAAGGGATACCTGGAACGTTTTGGTATAGAGGATTGCCGGGTTACGCAGATAAATGACACTTATTACCTCACCTATACCGCCGTATCAGACAGCGGCGTAGGCGTGGGCCTGCTAACAACCACCAATTGGCGGCATTTTGAAAGCGGCGGAATGATCCTGCCGCCACATAATAAGGATTGTGCAATTTTTGAAAAAAAGATCGAAGGAAAATACTACTGCTTGCACCGGCCAAGCAGCAAAGAAATTGGCGGCAACTATATCTGGCTGGCAGAGTCATCAGACAGCCGGCAATGGGGCAATCATCAATGCCTGATAAAAACCCGGCCCGGAATGTGGGACAGCGGCCGCGTTGGCGCCGGCGCGGCACCTATCCGTACGGAACGTGGCTGGCTGGAGATATATCATGGTGCCAATGCCGAGCACCGTTATTGCCTTGGGGCTTTCTTAATGGATATTAACAATCCGTCAAAAGTTATCGCCCGAAGTGGTGACCCGATCATGGTGCCAACCGAGGCTTATGAACTTAGCGGCTTTTTCGGTTACGTTGTTTTCACTAATGGCCATATTGCCAATGGCGACCGTTTAACCATCTATTATGGTGCAGCCGATGAGTTTGTTTGCGGTGCACATTTCTCTATCAGTGCCATCCTCCAAACCTTAATTTATTATTAA
- a CDS encoding STAS/SEC14 domain-containing protein yields the protein MLQIINNLPQHVAGIYASGEVTRNDMETVLIPKIEELKNRQGEINYLLVLGTGVQNFTLAAWWDDLKLGLTNFTNWHRIAVVTDQKGVEWFTDLFRFMIPGKSRGFSPDQLEEAKAWVSGEEI from the coding sequence ATGCTACAAATAATTAATAACCTTCCGCAGCATGTGGCAGGGATTTATGCCAGCGGCGAAGTAACCCGTAACGATATGGAGACCGTACTGATACCCAAGATAGAGGAACTCAAAAACCGCCAGGGTGAAATCAACTATTTATTGGTATTGGGAACAGGCGTGCAGAATTTCACGCTGGCGGCCTGGTGGGACGACCTCAAACTTGGGCTAACGAACTTTACCAACTGGCACCGCATTGCGGTAGTAACCGACCAGAAAGGTGTGGAATGGTTTACGGACCTCTTCCGGTTTATGATACCGGGCAAGTCGCGCGGTTTTTCACCCGATCAATTGGAAGAGGCCAAAGCCTGGGTTAGCGGGGAAGAGATATGA
- a CDS encoding FAD-dependent oxidoreductase has product MTLINFKRDGTRNSPWQSLSSSAARVKPEDKIYDCLIVGAGITGMTAALLLQKAGKVTIITEAHNTGFGTTGGTSAHINTFADTTYSEAESAFGEAGAQGFADAINEGFELIKTNIDIYGIKCDYEPKTGYLYAENEDEVKILDDIYQGATKVGVPVKYTDEVPTPVPFQKALAFDGQAQFHPIKYLKGLQKAYLEAGGMLLENTLVGKIVTEDEIHIVQAGENKIRAKNMIYATHMPPNVNVLNFECAPYRSYVLAVKLHSGKYPDGLIYDCQEPYHYVRTHVIDGQELLLIGGLDHKTGHEKPQKAFGDLEQYARKYYQVSSVKYRWSSQYYVPVDGLPYIGRMPLAANGIYCATGYNGNGMMLGSVAAQILADLVSGKGSKYAKLFNPGRIKPIDGFSEFVKENADVAYHFVADRLNIKSTDSLNRLKPGTGKVVEVDGNKIAAYRDDDGTIHALNPVCTHAACVVSWNSEEKSWDCPCHGARYDIDGNVLTGPATRGLTRISDDEN; this is encoded by the coding sequence ATGACATTAATCAATTTCAAACGAGATGGTACCAGGAATAGCCCCTGGCAGTCTCTCAGCAGTTCGGCAGCCAGGGTTAAGCCTGAAGATAAAATATATGATTGCCTCATTGTTGGCGCCGGAATTACCGGTATGACGGCAGCGCTGTTATTACAAAAAGCAGGCAAGGTTACCATTATTACAGAAGCGCATAATACCGGTTTTGGCACAACCGGCGGCACCAGCGCGCATATCAATACTTTTGCCGATACTACTTACAGTGAAGCTGAAAGCGCCTTTGGCGAGGCGGGCGCCCAGGGTTTTGCAGATGCGATCAATGAGGGGTTCGAACTGATTAAAACCAATATCGATATCTATGGCATCAAATGCGATTATGAACCAAAAACCGGTTACCTGTATGCCGAAAATGAAGATGAAGTCAAAATACTGGATGACATATACCAGGGCGCAACCAAAGTTGGTGTTCCTGTAAAATATACAGACGAAGTACCGACACCTGTTCCTTTTCAAAAAGCTTTGGCTTTCGATGGCCAGGCACAATTTCACCCCATAAAATATTTAAAAGGATTACAAAAGGCTTATTTGGAAGCCGGCGGCATGTTATTAGAAAATACGCTTGTTGGAAAAATAGTCACTGAAGATGAAATACATATCGTGCAGGCCGGTGAAAATAAGATCCGGGCAAAAAATATGATCTATGCCACTCACATGCCGCCGAATGTAAATGTACTCAATTTCGAGTGCGCACCTTACCGCAGTTACGTATTGGCCGTTAAACTCCATAGCGGAAAATATCCTGACGGGCTTATTTATGACTGCCAGGAACCTTACCATTATGTGCGGACACATGTAATAGACGGGCAGGAATTATTATTGATTGGCGGGCTGGATCATAAAACAGGGCACGAGAAGCCGCAGAAAGCTTTTGGCGATCTTGAACAATATGCACGTAAATATTATCAGGTGTCATCGGTGAAATACCGGTGGTCAAGCCAGTATTATGTACCCGTAGATGGCCTTCCTTATATCGGCCGGATGCCTTTGGCTGCTAATGGTATTTATTGCGCAACCGGTTATAATGGCAACGGCATGATGCTCGGAAGCGTTGCCGCCCAAATCCTTGCCGACCTGGTAAGTGGCAAAGGCAGCAAATATGCAAAACTGTTTAATCCGGGTAGAATAAAACCGATAGACGGGTTTAGCGAATTTGTAAAAGAAAACGCCGATGTAGCCTACCACTTTGTAGCTGACCGTTTGAATATTAAAAGCACCGACTCGCTGAACAGGTTAAAACCTGGTACCGGCAAAGTGGTGGAAGTAGATGGAAACAAAATCGCCGCTTACCGCGATGACGACGGCACCATACATGCCCTGAATCCCGTATGTACTCACGCCGCCTGCGTTGTTAGTTGGAACAGCGAAGAAAAGAGTTGGGACTGCCCTTGCCATGGCGCGCGCTACGATATTGATGGCAATGTATTAACCGGGCCCGCAACCAGGGGGCTTACCAGGATAAGCGATGATGAAAACTAA
- a CDS encoding TraR/DksA family transcriptional regulator — MQQETTKTRYSDTELNEFRTLIKEKIGVAREELQELVGTLSASNTNGDDAAIAGKTLEDGSATFEKEQINQLAARQKKFIEQLEAALMRIENRTYGICRSTGKLIPRERLLAVPHTTQSMEAKLKQA, encoded by the coding sequence ATGCAACAAGAAACTACTAAAACACGGTACAGTGATACCGAATTAAATGAATTCAGAACATTGATCAAAGAAAAGATTGGCGTGGCACGCGAAGAGCTGCAGGAACTGGTGGGTACGCTCAGCGCTTCAAATACTAACGGGGACGATGCCGCAATTGCGGGCAAGACGCTTGAAGATGGTTCGGCAACTTTTGAAAAGGAACAGATCAATCAGTTGGCTGCCCGCCAGAAAAAATTTATCGAGCAGCTTGAAGCCGCGCTGATGCGTATTGAAAACAGGACTTATGGCATTTGCCGTTCTACCGGTAAACTGATACCAAGGGAACGCCTGCTTGCTGTTCCGCACACTACCCAAAGCATGGAAGCCAAACTGAAACAGGCATGA
- a CDS encoding DUF72 domain-containing protein encodes MKGTFFGGTSGLQIDRPRRDFPPEYSHLSRLGYYALRENSIEINSSFYKTPQAKTVARWATEVTEGFRFTFKLWQGITHQKSLFFNEEDVTRFMQAIHLPETERGCLLVQFPPGLQAGALPQLTELLEALKPYNWPMAIEFRHPSWYRDEVFELLNWYQAAMVLQDMPKSATPMEITADELVYLRFHGPSGNYKGSYSESFLSEYASYINELQQEGKTVYVYFNNTAGAALENLQLLKRLLV; translated from the coding sequence ATGAAAGGAACTTTTTTTGGAGGTACCAGCGGCTTACAGATCGACAGGCCCAGGCGGGATTTTCCCCCTGAATACAGCCATTTGTCGCGGTTGGGTTACTATGCTTTGCGTGAAAACAGCATCGAGATCAACAGCTCTTTTTATAAAACCCCGCAAGCAAAAACCGTAGCCCGGTGGGCAACGGAAGTAACCGAGGGGTTTCGTTTCACTTTCAAGCTGTGGCAGGGGATCACACACCAAAAAAGCTTGTTTTTCAATGAGGAAGATGTTACCCGTTTTATGCAGGCTATCCATTTGCCGGAAACTGAGCGGGGTTGCCTGCTTGTTCAGTTTCCGCCCGGCCTGCAGGCGGGCGCTCTTCCTCAACTAACGGAATTGCTGGAGGCTCTTAAACCTTATAACTGGCCTATGGCCATCGAATTTCGTCACCCGTCCTGGTACAGGGATGAAGTTTTTGAACTTTTAAACTGGTACCAGGCAGCAATGGTACTGCAGGATATGCCCAAATCGGCCACGCCTATGGAAATCACCGCCGATGAATTAGTTTACCTGCGCTTTCATGGCCCATCAGGCAATTATAAAGGAAGTTACAGTGAAAGTTTTCTTTCTGAATATGCATCTTATATCAATGAATTGCAGCAGGAAGGCAAAACAGTTTACGTTTACTTCAACAATACCGCCGGGGCAGCACTGGAAAATCTTCAGTTATTGAAACGGCTTCTCGTTTAA
- a CDS encoding glycoside hydrolase family 127 protein yields the protein MKKRLLIALSFYCGVAYAQTKDYPIKPVSFTNVKLNDQFWTSRIETNRTVTIPASFARCENTGRVKNFEMAAARSGKFCTKFPFDDTDIYKTIEGASYSMAVHPDAKLDAYVDSLITIVGKAQEPDGYLYTARTIDPLHPHAWSGPERWVKENELSHELYNSGHMFEAAAAHYLATNKRNFLDIALKNADLLVKTFGPGKRHVAPGHEIVEMGLVRLYRITGKKEYLDLAKFFIDERGHRAYDKTSTDEWKNGMYWQDNEPVIAQEDAEGHAVRAMYLYSGMADVAALTGDKEYITAIDKIWNNMVGKKIYVQGGIGAVPGGERFGADYELPNTTAYNETCAAIGDVFWNQRMFLLHGESKYIDVMEKVLYNGLISGVGLDGKTFFYTNAMQVTNGVTHHELEPERSGWFECSCCPTNMARFLPSLSGYMYAQKNNSVFVNLFIAGAANMEVGNKKISIVQSNNYPWNGALSFAVTPEAPTNFAMHIRIPGWARAEAIPFDLYTFQNKSAAKISLKLNGKAVAYKVENGYAVINRQWKKGDNIQLNLPMEVKKVIANKALVDDKGKTALQRGPIIYCAEWKDNGGTVSHLAIPANATFKPVAEPNLLNGVTVLKGEILSKTKGEAAKKVELTAIPYYSWANRGKGEMTVWFPEVNAAAK from the coding sequence ATGAAAAAAAGATTACTTATTGCATTATCATTTTATTGCGGCGTTGCTTACGCGCAAACTAAAGATTACCCCATTAAGCCGGTATCATTTACCAATGTAAAGCTTAATGATCAGTTTTGGACCTCGCGTATTGAAACCAATCGTACGGTCACCATCCCGGCATCATTTGCCCGGTGCGAGAATACCGGTAGGGTTAAAAATTTTGAAATGGCGGCCGCCCGCAGTGGTAAGTTTTGTACTAAGTTTCCTTTTGATGATACGGATATTTATAAAACCATTGAAGGCGCATCTTACTCTATGGCTGTTCATCCGGATGCAAAGCTGGATGCCTATGTCGATTCATTGATTACGATAGTAGGGAAAGCGCAGGAGCCGGACGGATATCTTTATACTGCCCGTACTATTGACCCATTGCATCCGCACGCATGGTCGGGCCCGGAGCGTTGGGTAAAAGAGAACGAACTGAGCCACGAGCTGTATAACTCCGGCCATATGTTTGAAGCTGCGGCCGCACATTACCTGGCTACCAACAAGCGCAATTTTTTAGATATCGCCCTTAAGAATGCCGATCTGCTGGTTAAAACTTTCGGGCCGGGTAAAAGACATGTAGCGCCCGGCCATGAGATTGTGGAGATGGGCCTGGTACGCCTGTACCGCATCACCGGTAAAAAAGAATATCTCGACCTTGCTAAATTTTTTATTGACGAAAGGGGACACCGCGCCTATGATAAAACCAGTACCGACGAATGGAAGAACGGTATGTACTGGCAGGATAATGAACCTGTTATAGCCCAGGAAGATGCCGAAGGCCACGCCGTAAGGGCAATGTACCTGTACTCGGGCATGGCCGATGTTGCCGCTTTAACCGGCGATAAGGAATACATTACCGCCATTGATAAGATCTGGAACAACATGGTTGGCAAAAAGATCTACGTGCAGGGTGGCATCGGAGCAGTACCGGGCGGTGAACGTTTTGGAGCCGATTATGAGCTGCCAAATACTACCGCTTATAATGAAACCTGTGCAGCAATAGGCGATGTGTTCTGGAACCAGAGGATGTTTCTGCTGCACGGCGAGTCGAAATATATTGATGTGATGGAAAAGGTTTTATACAACGGGTTAATTTCGGGTGTTGGGCTGGATGGCAAGACATTCTTCTACACCAATGCCATGCAGGTAACCAATGGGGTTACACATCATGAGCTTGAGCCCGAGCGTTCTGGCTGGTTTGAATGCTCATGCTGCCCAACCAATATGGCGCGTTTTCTGCCCTCACTGTCAGGCTATATGTATGCCCAAAAGAATAATAGTGTATTTGTAAACCTGTTTATTGCCGGTGCAGCCAATATGGAGGTAGGTAATAAAAAAATAAGCATTGTTCAAAGCAATAATTACCCATGGAATGGTGCCCTGTCGTTTGCCGTAACACCGGAGGCGCCAACTAATTTTGCTATGCACATCCGGATCCCGGGCTGGGCAAGGGCAGAGGCGATCCCGTTTGATTTGTATACTTTCCAGAATAAATCGGCCGCAAAAATCAGCCTGAAACTAAACGGCAAAGCGGTTGCTTATAAAGTTGAAAACGGCTACGCTGTAATTAACAGGCAATGGAAAAAAGGGGATAACATCCAATTAAACCTGCCGATGGAAGTTAAAAAGGTTATTGCCAATAAAGCATTGGTTGATGATAAAGGTAAAACAGCCCTGCAACGCGGCCCGATCATATACTGCGCCGAGTGGAAAGATAACGGCGGAACGGTGAGCCATTTAGCAATCCCTGCAAATGCGACTTTTAAACCTGTAGCCGAACCCAACCTGTTAAATGGCGTAACTGTTTTAAAAGGAGAGATCCTAAGTAAAACAAAAGGTGAAGCTGCTAAAAAGGTAGAGCTTACGGCCATTCCTTATTATTCATGGGCAAACCGTGGTAAAGGCGAAATGACCGTTTGGTTTCCGGAAGTAAATGCCGCTGCCAAATAA
- a CDS encoding FAD-dependent oxidoreductase, producing MKNIKVFILAIIMVCFFTGASVNAQSSKLITTDVCVYGGTSAGVIAAYTAKKMGKTVILIEPGKHLGGMSSGGLGYTDIGNKYVVTGLARDFYRRIGTHYGKFEQWIFEPKVAEGIFNDYVKRAGFPVLFGSRLIKVKKEGNQLKEITVENSYKPSAATNKTIRAKVFIDCTYEGDLMARSGVSYTVGREANSQYDETINGVELLDKHQFPDSIDPYKVPGDAKSGLLWGISKEVLQTNGAGDKKVQAYNFRITLTNVPENRISISKPENYDPKKYELLIRLKEKQPWKSIFDVFIISKMPNGKTDINNNGGFSTDMIGMDWEYPEADYNTRAQIWKEHEDYTKGFFYFIGNDTRIPGNIRDEMKQWGYPKDEYTDNGNWTPQLYIREARRMIGELVMTQHHCQGKEQVEDGVGMAAYGMDSHNCERLVVNGIVKNEGDVQVHGFAPYAVSYRAIVPKQKEAANLFVPVCLSASHIAYGSIRMEPVFMVLGQSSAVAACQAIDKKIAIQQVNVKEVQSLLRADPLADGSMPEVLVDNEDSHVTGDWKTEKSGGYGPTYLTDNSKAETAKSVRFIPEKLKKGAYHVYTYFPKVMNPATKTYITIYDGDKATEKIINQSDLQVEGQTSGEWLPLGLYNFSGENKAYVEISNKNADGVIVADAVLFVPVR from the coding sequence ATGAAAAATATTAAAGTGTTCATCCTTGCAATCATAATGGTCTGTTTTTTTACCGGGGCTTCGGTTAATGCTCAAAGCAGCAAATTAATCACCACCGATGTTTGCGTATATGGCGGAACTTCCGCAGGGGTAATTGCTGCTTATACGGCAAAAAAGATGGGGAAAACGGTGATATTGATAGAGCCGGGAAAGCATTTAGGTGGCATGAGTTCAGGAGGCCTTGGCTATACAGATATTGGGAACAAATATGTGGTGACGGGTTTAGCACGGGATTTTTATCGCCGTATAGGTACGCATTATGGAAAATTTGAACAATGGATATTTGAGCCAAAGGTAGCAGAGGGCATTTTTAATGATTACGTAAAACGGGCAGGTTTTCCTGTTTTATTCGGGAGCAGGCTTATAAAAGTGAAAAAGGAAGGAAATCAGCTAAAGGAAATTACAGTAGAGAACAGCTATAAACCCTCGGCTGCTACCAATAAAACTATTCGAGCTAAGGTATTTATTGATTGTACTTATGAAGGGGACCTGATGGCCCGCTCAGGTGTTTCTTATACTGTAGGAAGAGAAGCTAACAGCCAGTATGATGAAACTATAAACGGAGTGGAGTTGCTGGATAAACACCAGTTTCCGGATAGCATTGACCCCTATAAAGTACCGGGCGATGCGAAAAGCGGTTTATTGTGGGGTATAAGTAAGGAAGTATTACAAACAAATGGAGCGGGAGATAAAAAAGTGCAGGCATACAATTTTCGTATCACGTTAACCAATGTGCCCGAAAACCGGATCTCAATTTCAAAACCCGAAAATTATGATCCTAAAAAGTATGAGTTACTGATCCGTTTAAAAGAGAAACAGCCTTGGAAATCAATTTTCGACGTCTTTATTATAAGTAAAATGCCTAATGGCAAAACGGATATCAATAATAACGGAGGTTTCTCTACGGATATGATCGGGATGGACTGGGAATATCCGGAGGCTGATTATAATACAAGGGCCCAAATATGGAAGGAGCATGAAGATTATACCAAAGGCTTCTTTTATTTTATCGGCAATGACACCCGCATACCCGGAAATATCAGGGACGAAATGAAACAATGGGGGTATCCCAAAGATGAATATACGGATAATGGGAACTGGACACCACAGCTTTATATCAGGGAAGCCCGACGAATGATTGGTGAACTGGTTATGACCCAGCATCATTGTCAGGGAAAAGAACAGGTAGAAGATGGAGTAGGAATGGCCGCATATGGTATGGATTCGCATAATTGCGAAAGGTTGGTAGTTAATGGCATAGTGAAAAATGAGGGGGATGTTCAGGTACATGGTTTTGCGCCATACGCTGTTTCATACAGGGCAATAGTCCCAAAGCAAAAGGAAGCCGCTAATTTATTTGTCCCGGTTTGCTTATCTGCAAGTCATATAGCTTACGGATCAATCAGGATGGAGCCGGTATTTATGGTATTAGGCCAATCTTCGGCTGTGGCGGCATGCCAGGCTATTGATAAAAAAATAGCAATACAGCAGGTTAATGTAAAAGAAGTACAAAGCTTGCTCAGGGCAGACCCTCTTGCAGACGGAAGTATGCCCGAAGTACTGGTTGACAATGAGGACAGTCACGTAACAGGCGATTGGAAAACTGAAAAATCAGGCGGCTATGGGCCAACCTATCTCACTGATAATTCAAAAGCAGAAACTGCAAAATCGGTAAGGTTTATTCCGGAAAAATTAAAAAAAGGTGCTTACCATGTTTATACCTATTTTCCTAAGGTTATGAATCCGGCAACAAAAACTTACATTACTATTTACGATGGTGATAAGGCCACAGAAAAGATAATCAACCAGTCTGATTTGCAGGTAGAAGGTCAAACTTCAGGTGAGTGGCTTCCACTGGGGCTATATAACTTTTCAGGAGAAAATAAGGCATATGTAGAAATTTCCAATAAAAACGCGGATGGCGTAATTGTGGCTGACGCAGTGCTTTTTGTACCTGTCAGGTAG